The following DNA comes from Hahella chejuensis KCTC 2396.
AGCAGGTCCACCTCCAGGCCAATGGCTTCGCGCGCATCCTTCAAGGAATGATTGGAGTACTGTTCAAAATCCACCGTATCCAGTGGCGTGCAATCGGAAACGTACCCCAGTCTAACGGCGTCTTTGAAGACTTGCAGGTCTTCGTCGTTCATCTGATAGACCTTGGGGTAGAGATACTTGGCGAAGAAGCTGTACAAACGTTCTTCCGTCGTCGTAACCCGGTTGGTGCTGCCCATGGTGAAGCCCAGCACAAAGGCTTCATCTTTCGGCGCCACGCCTCGCCCCAACAGGACGTGGATATAATCATGCGCTTTCAGTCCGGTGGCGCCGTTGAACAGATTGATGCCGGGGATGTCAAATTTGGGATTCTCCACCAACTGGATAATCAGCGGGATGTCTTCCTGTTTCAGAGCGATGCTCTGGATGCTGGCGAATGCTTCCGCCACAGTCATTTGGTCATCGTCCAGCTTGATGTGCCATTTTGCCACGCGTTCGGGTAATGCCATGGGGGTCTCCATGAGTTTGAGCGAGCCAGCGAATGTTTAAACGTCAGTTACACAGTATAGGCCGGGCGTCTGGAGATGAGACGACGCACGGGCATAAAGCGCCGTTTCTCATGACTTTCCGTCATTTAATTATAAATTTCAATCGCATAAGCGCTTATAACGCATCTGCACCAGCCCACTGGAGAAGGTCTCCGCCAACTGAAAATCCAGGCGCGCGCAGGCGTCCACGGGAGGAAACAGCGGAATGCCCCGACCCAGTAAAACAGGAACATAGGAAATAATATACTCATCCACCAGATCTTCTTCCTGGAAGGAGGCCAGCAGCTCGCCGCCGCCCACCAACCAGACCCGCTTATAATCCAGCGCCCGGAAATGCGCCACTATGGTTGATGGATCGCCGGCGCAACGCTCCACGCCGGGCGCGAGCTTTAAATCCTCCTGCCGCGAGAAAACCCACACAGGTTTCCCTTCATAAGGCCAGGCGCCCAACTCCAGCACTTTAAGATAGGTCTTGCTGCCCATCACCAAAGCGTCAACGCCCTGATAAAACGTATCGTAGCCATAATCTTCGTTTTCGTCCGCCACAGACGCCAGCCAGTCCACTTTCCCTTGAGGATCGGCGATGTAGCCGTCAAGACTGGCGGCCACGTAATACACTATTTCCATACCCTAAAGACCTTAACTGTTTTCAATGGTTGTCGATGATCGCCAAATAAAACCACGCTGATTACACGCTCTCTGGGAATGCAGCTAGAATTAAATGCAAGACAACGTCACATGCTTAAGCCCGGAAATAATAAGCTCCCACGAGCGCTCTGTACTTTCTGGGCAAGTAATGCCTGTTTTTTAGCGCATGACGAAGGGGCGATGATAGAACAATGAACTTTTTTAATCATCCGTGGCGCCGCGCTGTATTGCTGGCCGTCATTGCGCAATGGTTTCTTTTATCCCCGAGTGTCCATGCTCAGGACGCCCCGGCTAACGCGTCGGAAAGCAGGCTGATCAGATTCAATATGAGCGACGGCGGCGGCTTTCCGCCGTTCACCTACTATGACGAACATAATCAGCCGCAAGGCATTATGTATGAAGTGCTGGCCACGGTGGCGAGCCGGCGCAATTACCAACTCAAGTTAATGGCCCTGCCTCGCAAGCGACTTGACAGTATGCTGGCCGCCGGCGATGTAGAAGTCGTTCCTCTGGCGAAGGAGTGGACGGATGCGCCAACACAGTTTCTATGGTCAAAACCGGTGATCCCACATCGCGACGTGATTTTTTCTCTGCGCGATCGCAATCTGCAATTTAAGAAAGTCGATGAATTAGTGGGAATGACGCTAGTGGTGCGTTTCGGCTACCACTACCCCCTACTGGACCCCTACTTTGAGGAAGGTCTGATTGAGCGACAGGAAGATTACAGCGAGAGCATCATGCTGTCGCATCTGTTGAAAACGCCGGACCGGGTCGACGGGGCCGTTATCAATGAGATGGTTGGTCTTTGGCTGATCAAGGAAAAACGCCTGGGTAATAAATTCGTCCTCTCTGAGCAGGACGTCAGCACCGTGTGGTATCGTTTCGCCGTGACCCCACAGCGCAAGCAATTACTGGCCGATATTGACGCCGTGCTGCAGGAGCTGAAAGATTCCGGCGATCTGCAGGAAATCATCGCCCGCTATCAACCATAACAGCGTTGCAGGCTACGCAGCGAATTCCGACACCCGATACTCCGCCTTGATGACCACCTCCAGAAAGTCCGAGTGATTCATCGCCAGCTCAAAGCCTTCACTGTCATCGCCCCCTCCAGGCCCTCTGGCTTTCATCAGACTGCGGCTGCGCGTCAGCCCCGCCATCGCCTGACGGTTGGGTTCATCCCATTTAGGATAGAGGCTGTGCACGGCGATCAGGCGCACGCCCAAGGCGTCCGCCAGCTCCAACGCCTGCTTTTTGTTTTCCCTGGCGGCGGACTTCATGATCTCCAGCTTCCTGGTCTCCAGGTAGGAGTACTCCCAC
Coding sequences within:
- a CDS encoding dihydrofolate reductase family protein is translated as MEIVYYVAASLDGYIADPQGKVDWLASVADENEDYGYDTFYQGVDALVMGSKTYLKVLELGAWPYEGKPVWVFSRQEDLKLAPGVERCAGDPSTIVAHFRALDYKRVWLVGGGELLASFQEEDLVDEYIISYVPVLLGRGIPLFPPVDACARLDFQLAETFSSGLVQMRYKRLCD
- a CDS encoding substrate-binding periplasmic protein, with amino-acid sequence MNFFNHPWRRAVLLAVIAQWFLLSPSVHAQDAPANASESRLIRFNMSDGGGFPPFTYYDEHNQPQGIMYEVLATVASRRNYQLKLMALPRKRLDSMLAAGDVEVVPLAKEWTDAPTQFLWSKPVIPHRDVIFSLRDRNLQFKKVDELVGMTLVVRFGYHYPLLDPYFEEGLIERQEDYSESIMLSHLLKTPDRVDGAVINEMVGLWLIKEKRLGNKFVLSEQDVSTVWYRFAVTPQRKQLLADIDAVLQELKDSGDLQEIIARYQP